A genomic segment from Desulfurispirillum indicum S5 encodes:
- a CDS encoding CdaR family protein, with translation MIRFVTDNLTYKVVALLFALVLWAFVKSTDKSTITATFPIFFQDVPEGITVVSDAEYVEVQVSGPNTILSGRLFQQSRVEAPVSIKPLGQESLLNLSAEHIKVPFGLEILAIKPNMIRYHLETVVPIHAIVVPSLMGDPAEGYEIRRVLVEPETVKLLVPEKEREAFSAIRTAPLSIHQLRETRRIHTVLTLPPSIQWEPQEIRITVEVEEKTVTRTLHDIVVVAEIGEQLLVPTTVSLTLEGKYHTMASLQAVTLQAVAQADSGQIHAVRGLPQGVRFIEADPQYIPLLQPPGEKSTPQG, from the coding sequence GTGATCCGCTTTGTTACCGATAACCTCACCTATAAAGTGGTGGCTCTGCTCTTTGCCCTTGTCCTGTGGGCATTTGTCAAGAGCACCGACAAGAGTACGATTACCGCGACTTTCCCCATTTTTTTCCAGGATGTCCCCGAGGGTATTACTGTCGTCAGCGATGCCGAGTACGTGGAGGTTCAGGTTTCCGGCCCCAATACGATTCTCTCCGGCCGCCTCTTCCAGCAAAGCCGTGTTGAAGCCCCCGTCAGCATCAAGCCCCTGGGCCAGGAGAGCCTGCTGAACCTGAGCGCGGAGCACATCAAGGTGCCTTTCGGCCTGGAAATTCTGGCCATCAAGCCCAATATGATTCGCTATCACCTGGAGACGGTCGTGCCGATTCATGCCATCGTGGTGCCCTCGCTCATGGGAGACCCGGCGGAAGGGTATGAAATCAGGCGGGTGCTCGTGGAGCCGGAAACGGTCAAACTCCTGGTGCCGGAAAAGGAGCGGGAGGCATTCTCCGCTATTCGCACCGCGCCCCTGAGTATTCACCAGCTCAGGGAAACCAGGCGTATTCACACTGTCCTGACCCTGCCACCGTCCATCCAGTGGGAGCCCCAGGAAATACGCATCACCGTAGAGGTGGAGGAAAAAACCGTTACCAGAACCCTCCACGATATTGTCGTTGTGGCGGAAATCGGCGAACAGCTCCTGGTACCCACAACGGTATCACTTACTCTGGAAGGCAAATACCACACCATGGCGTCGCTCCAGGCAGTGACTCTGCAGGCCGTGGCTCAGGCAGACTCCGGTCAGATACACGCGGTACGCGGTCTGCCCCAGGGGGTGCGATTTATCGAAGCTGATCCCCAGTACATTCCACTATTACAGCCCCCTGGGGAGAAAAGTACACCACAGGGATGA
- the cdaA gene encoding diadenylate cyclase CdaA has translation MLDILLNLTWRDAVDIFLVWVILYKLLTFLRGTTAIQVFSAILLILGLSFVAHVAELKTIYWLVKNIAGYLVLALIILFHPEIRKFLVTIGQNEIFRLFAKSDEKQLETLEEIVKACVNLASRKIGALIVLERESNLDNYADITVILDAIASKELLITIFQESAPIHDGAVLIRNNRIYAAGCFLTVSMNPDIDKELGTRHRAAIGVTEQTDSVAIVVSEETGTISIAIGGKIIRKLDSTTLKKVLKNIFSPKPRGGKK, from the coding sequence ATGCTTGATATTCTCCTGAACCTCACCTGGCGCGATGCCGTAGATATCTTCCTCGTATGGGTCATCCTGTACAAACTCCTTACCTTTTTGCGTGGCACCACGGCCATACAGGTGTTCAGCGCCATTCTGCTGATCCTCGGCCTCTCCTTCGTCGCCCATGTGGCCGAGCTCAAGACCATCTACTGGCTGGTGAAGAATATCGCCGGCTATCTGGTGCTGGCACTGATCATCCTTTTCCACCCTGAGATCCGCAAATTCCTGGTCACCATAGGCCAGAACGAAATATTCCGCCTCTTTGCCAAGTCCGACGAGAAGCAGCTGGAAACCCTGGAAGAAATTGTCAAGGCCTGTGTCAACCTGGCTTCCCGCAAAATCGGCGCCCTGATCGTGCTGGAGCGGGAAAGCAACCTGGATAATTACGCGGACATCACCGTTATCCTTGACGCCATCGCCAGCAAGGAACTGCTTATCACTATCTTTCAGGAGAGCGCGCCCATCCATGACGGCGCTGTGCTCATCCGCAACAACCGCATCTATGCCGCCGGGTGCTTTCTGACAGTCAGCATGAACCCCGATATCGACAAGGAGCTTGGAACCCGCCACCGCGCCGCCATCGGCGTGACCGAGCAGACGGACAGCGTGGCCATCGTGGTCAGTGAGGAGACCGGAACCATAAGTATCGCCATCGGCGGCAAGATCATCCGCAAGCTTGACAGCACCACCCTGAAAAAAGTTCTGAAAAATATCTTTTCGCCAAAACCCCGGGGAGGAAAGAAGTGA